Proteins encoded by one window of Pseudonocardia alni:
- a CDS encoding glutamate-cysteine ligase family protein — translation MRGEARYGLEHELALLRDDGTVADHRSLTHAQVAAIVDELPELPGDQPDLRIGDAGIRRKRWYAEGYERLDENGGLLRFDPKGIEIRTRVHDSVEAAVDALAADAVTLAAVAARHGLRPVAFAHHPQLSAYRLDPPPNAHERALMAASPEERTSHLHMVTWGPDLNLSFPESGTDPAVLADAAAKLTFYSPYLVPWSFSSPFRDGRVWGGLSARTARRTGARPAALAYLPPDAPLMVTDPSLVRHAGIPGEVGRIEFKAFDAVPAVAGEEPADGVGTDLPAALLSLLTGLLRDDTLPGRRRTPDATAHRRSALRGWADPAVRAGSQAVLDAATAALAGDDAHGARLASLARRLARRETPADRMLARHRAGGGIPGLGHPTTYGAG, via the coding sequence ATGCGGGGCGAGGCGCGCTACGGGCTCGAGCACGAGCTCGCGCTGCTGCGGGACGACGGGACGGTGGCCGACCACCGGTCGCTGACCCACGCTCAGGTCGCGGCGATCGTGGACGAGCTGCCGGAGCTGCCCGGGGACCAGCCGGACCTGCGGATCGGCGACGCCGGCATCCGCCGCAAGCGTTGGTACGCCGAGGGCTACGAGCGCCTCGACGAGAACGGCGGGCTGCTCCGGTTCGACCCCAAGGGCATCGAGATCCGGACCCGCGTGCACGACTCGGTCGAGGCCGCCGTCGACGCGCTGGCCGCCGACGCGGTCACCCTGGCCGCGGTGGCCGCCCGGCACGGACTGCGCCCCGTCGCGTTCGCCCACCACCCGCAGCTGTCGGCCTACCGGCTGGACCCGCCGCCGAACGCCCACGAGCGGGCGCTGATGGCGGCCTCGCCGGAGGAGCGGACCTCGCACCTGCACATGGTGACCTGGGGGCCGGACCTGAACCTGTCGTTCCCCGAGTCGGGCACCGACCCCGCCGTGCTGGCCGACGCGGCGGCGAAGCTGACCTTCTACAGCCCCTACCTGGTGCCGTGGTCGTTCTCCTCACCGTTCCGCGACGGCCGTGTCTGGGGCGGGCTGTCGGCACGCACCGCGCGTCGCACCGGGGCGCGCCCGGCGGCGCTGGCCTACCTGCCGCCCGACGCCCCGCTGATGGTGACCGACCCCAGCCTGGTGCGGCACGCGGGCATCCCCGGGGAGGTGGGGCGGATCGAGTTCAAGGCGTTCGACGCCGTCCCGGCGGTCGCGGGGGAGGAGCCCGCCGACGGCGTGGGCACCGACCTGCCCGCGGCGCTGCTGAGCCTGCTGACCGGTCTGCTGCGCGACGACACGCTGCCCGGCCGGCGTCGGACCCCGGACGCGACGGCGCACCGCCGCTCGGCGCTGCGGGGCTGGGCCGACCCGGCGGTGCGGGCGGGGTCGCAGGCCGTCCTCGACGCCGCGACCGCCGCGCTGGCCGGCGACGACGCCCACGGCGCGCGGCTGGCGTCGCTGGCCCGGCGGCTGGCGCGCCGTGAGACCCCCGCGGACCGGATGCTGGCCCGCCACCGCGCGGGCGGCGGCATCCCGGGGCTGGGGCACCCGACGACGTACGGCGCAGGCTGA
- the panB gene encoding 3-methyl-2-oxobutanoate hydroxymethyltransferase codes for MSTQESGEVAAPYRAPATPPKRTRVHHLLQWKQEGRRWPMLTAYDVYSAEIFDDAGIPVLLVGDSAGNNVFGHDNTIPVTVDDLVPLTRAVVRGSRSALVVADLPFGSYQISPAQAQETAFRFMKEGGAHAVKLEGGARFAPQVEALTASGVPVMGHLGFTPQSEHALGGFRIQGRGDAADRLVEDALAVQEAGAFAVVLEMVPADVAKRVTGELRIPTVGIGAGPDCDAQVLVWSDMAGMNRGKVPRFVKKYAELGSALHDAAAAFAADVAHGEYPAEEHSYR; via the coding sequence GTGAGCACACAGGAGAGCGGAGAGGTGGCGGCCCCGTACCGGGCGCCCGCGACCCCGCCGAAGCGGACCCGCGTCCACCACCTGCTGCAGTGGAAGCAGGAGGGCCGGCGCTGGCCCATGCTGACCGCCTACGACGTCTACTCCGCCGAGATCTTCGACGACGCCGGTATCCCGGTGCTGCTCGTCGGCGACTCCGCGGGCAACAACGTGTTCGGCCACGACAACACCATCCCGGTCACGGTCGACGACCTGGTCCCGCTGACCCGGGCCGTGGTGCGCGGCTCCCGCAGCGCGCTCGTCGTCGCCGACCTGCCGTTCGGCAGCTACCAGATCTCCCCCGCGCAGGCGCAGGAGACGGCGTTCCGGTTCATGAAGGAGGGTGGGGCGCACGCGGTCAAGCTCGAGGGCGGTGCGCGCTTCGCGCCGCAGGTCGAGGCGCTCACCGCGTCCGGCGTGCCGGTGATGGGCCACCTCGGGTTCACCCCGCAGAGCGAGCACGCGCTGGGCGGGTTCCGCATCCAGGGCCGCGGCGACGCCGCCGACCGGCTCGTCGAGGACGCGCTGGCCGTGCAGGAGGCGGGCGCGTTCGCCGTCGTGCTGGAGATGGTGCCCGCCGACGTCGCCAAGCGGGTGACCGGGGAGCTGCGCATCCCGACCGTCGGCATCGGGGCCGGGCCCGACTGCGACGCCCAGGTCCTCGTCTGGTCGGACATGGCCGGGATGAACCGCGGGAAGGTGCCGCGCTTCGTCAAGAAGTACGCGGAGCTCGGCTCGGCCCTGCACGACGCGGCGGCCGCGTTCGCCGCCGACGTGGCGCACGGCGAGTACCCCGCCGAGGAGCACAGCTACCGGTGA